From the genome of Flavobacterium ovatum, one region includes:
- a CDS encoding J domain-containing protein, which translates to MPFIDYYKVLDLDKKATEAEIKKAYRKMARKYHPDLNPNDKAAEQKFKELNEANEVLSNVESREKYDQHGENWEHADEINKQQQQQRKYSNAGDGFGNAQSGGQDYSDFFESVFGGGGQNRQRGGQRQYKGQDFNAELQLDLKDVFEDHKRTLTVNGKNIRLTIPAGVENGQIIKIPGHGADGQNGGPKGDLYITFSINNDANFKRDKENLYSTIDLDLYTAVLGGEITIPTFDGKVKLKVAAGTQNGAQVKLKGKGFPVYKKAGQFGDLFVSYNIAIPTNLTEKQTKLFTELSKN; encoded by the coding sequence ATGCCTTTTATAGATTATTACAAAGTATTGGACCTTGACAAAAAAGCTACCGAAGCCGAAATAAAAAAAGCCTATCGGAAAATGGCTCGAAAATACCATCCTGACTTAAATCCAAACGATAAAGCTGCAGAACAAAAATTTAAGGAACTCAATGAAGCTAATGAAGTGTTAAGCAATGTGGAAAGTCGTGAAAAATACGACCAACACGGCGAAAATTGGGAACATGCAGACGAAATCAACAAACAACAGCAACAACAACGAAAGTATAGTAATGCTGGAGACGGTTTTGGTAATGCGCAATCTGGCGGTCAAGACTACTCTGATTTTTTTGAATCTGTATTTGGTGGAGGTGGTCAAAATAGGCAACGAGGCGGTCAAAGACAGTATAAAGGACAAGATTTCAATGCCGAATTGCAATTGGACTTGAAAGATGTGTTTGAAGATCACAAAAGAACACTTACTGTTAATGGAAAAAATATTCGCTTAACAATTCCAGCTGGTGTAGAGAACGGTCAAATCATAAAAATCCCTGGTCATGGTGCCGACGGTCAAAATGGCGGACCTAAAGGAGATTTATACATTACCTTTTCTATAAACAACGACGCCAACTTTAAGCGAGACAAAGAGAATTTGTACAGTACGATTGACTTAGATTTATATACCGCAGTATTAGGTGGCGAAATTACCATCCCTACTTTTGACGGAAAAGTAAAATTAAAAGTTGCCGCAGGAACACAAAATGGCGCTCAAGTCAAACTAAAAGGAAAAGGTTTCCCTGTTTACAAAAAAGCGGGACAGTTTGGCGATTTATTTGTGAGCTACAATATTGCTATCCCAACCAATTTGACCGAAAAACAAACGAAATTATTTACTGAACTTTCTAAGAACTAA
- a CDS encoding SulP family inorganic anion transporter gives MKQYFNLFDFSQKVDYRTEILAGLTVAMTMIPESLSFAILAGFPPLVGLYAAFIMGIVTAIFGGRPGLVSGGAGATVIVLIALMKSHGLEYVFAAVALAGVLQVLVGLFKLGKFIRLVPQPVMYGFVNGLAIIIFMSQLEQFKTVVDGQTEWLSGTPLYVMAGLVALTVGIVLILPRFTKAIPASLVAILVVFGIVLGFGIETKTVADIASVSGGLPPFHIPNIDWSWTTLQVIFPYALIMGSVGLTEGLLTLNLVDEITGTKGSGNRECIAQGGANLLNGFFFGMGGCPMIAQTLVNLSAGSRARLSGIVAALTILLIVLVGAPVIEQLPMAALVGVMIMVAIGTFEWISFRIINKMPKQDIFVGVLVAVITIMLHNLALAVLIGVIISALVFAWESAKRIRAKKYVDDKGVKHYEIYGPLFFASTTAFLDKFDVANDPLEVIIDFRESKIADMSAIDAVNKLTERYAKIGKKIHLRHLSTDCRLLLHNADEIIDVNIIEDPTYKVAND, from the coding sequence ATGAAACAGTATTTTAATTTATTCGACTTTAGTCAAAAAGTAGATTACAGAACAGAGATTTTAGCAGGCTTAACAGTAGCAATGACGATGATTCCCGAATCATTATCCTTTGCAATTTTAGCAGGATTTCCTCCTTTGGTAGGTTTGTATGCCGCTTTTATTATGGGAATAGTTACCGCTATTTTTGGTGGTCGTCCAGGATTGGTTTCTGGTGGAGCAGGAGCAACCGTGATTGTATTAATTGCTTTGATGAAATCTCATGGTCTAGAATATGTCTTTGCAGCCGTAGCGCTAGCAGGTGTATTGCAAGTGCTGGTTGGACTCTTTAAACTGGGTAAATTCATCCGCTTAGTGCCACAGCCCGTAATGTACGGATTCGTAAATGGTTTGGCAATTATTATCTTCATGTCACAACTAGAGCAATTTAAAACCGTTGTCGACGGGCAAACGGAGTGGCTTTCTGGGACTCCTTTATATGTTATGGCAGGATTAGTAGCCTTAACAGTCGGAATTGTATTGATATTACCTCGATTTACCAAAGCTATTCCAGCGTCATTAGTCGCAATTTTAGTAGTATTTGGAATCGTTTTAGGGTTCGGAATCGAAACTAAAACCGTAGCCGATATCGCCTCTGTAAGTGGTGGTTTACCGCCGTTTCATATTCCAAATATCGATTGGAGTTGGACCACTTTACAAGTTATTTTCCCGTATGCTTTAATCATGGGATCTGTTGGTTTGACTGAAGGATTATTGACTTTGAACCTTGTGGACGAAATCACCGGAACAAAAGGAAGCGGAAACAGAGAATGTATCGCTCAAGGTGGTGCCAATCTATTAAACGGATTTTTCTTCGGAATGGGAGGTTGTCCTATGATTGCACAAACATTGGTCAACTTATCCGCTGGTTCTAGAGCCCGTTTGTCTGGAATCGTGGCTGCATTGACCATTTTGTTAATCGTATTGGTAGGAGCGCCCGTAATTGAGCAATTGCCTATGGCAGCGCTAGTAGGAGTAATGATTATGGTAGCGATTGGAACTTTTGAATGGATTAGCTTCCGTATCATCAATAAAATGCCAAAACAAGATATTTTCGTTGGAGTCCTAGTGGCTGTAATTACCATTATGTTGCACAATCTGGCTCTAGCAGTATTGATTGGAGTAATCATTTCGGCTTTGGTTTTTGCTTGGGAAAGCGCCAAACGCATTCGAGCCAAAAAATATGTTGATGATAAAGGTGTTAAACACTACGAAATCTACGGACCGCTTTTCTTCGCTTCTACAACGGCATTTTTAGATAAATTTGATGTTGCTAACGATCCCCTAGAAGTGATTATCGATTTCAGAGAAAGCAAAATCGCCGATATGAGTGCCATCGACGCAGTCAACAAATTAACGGAGCGTTACGCCAAAATAGGCAAGAAAATACATTTGCGCCACCTAAGTACTGATTGTCGCCTATTGCTGCACAATGCAGATGAAATCATAGACGTCAATATAATAGAAGATCCAACCTACAAAGTAGCGAACGACTAA